Proteins from one Pagrus major chromosome 1, Pma_NU_1.0 genomic window:
- the LOC141004503 gene encoding ladderlectin-like, whose protein sequence is MKTVLVLSILLWVASAEMEDKMTMMGDEVLVPEESVPVPKNARLNFCPDGWFSHGSRCFMFVNTPMNWYSAEEHCNSQGAHLASVTSPREYSFLQQITQTAGQSIA, encoded by the exons ATGAAGACTGTCCTGGTCCTCTCCATTCTTCTCTGGGTTGCATCTGCAG AGATGGAGGACAAGATGACAATGATGGGAGATGAAGTGCTTGTGCCCGAAGAGTCTGTCCCTGTTCCCAAAAATG CTCGTTTAAACTTCTGTCCAGACGGCTGGTTCAGCCATGGCTCTCGCTGCTTCATGTTCGTCAATACTCCCATGAACTGGTACAGTGCTGAG GAGCACTGCAACAGCCAGGGTGCCCACCTGGCCTCAGTCACCAGCCCTAGAGAGTACAGCTTCCTCCAGCAGATCACACAGACAGCCGGTCAGAGCATTGCATAG